The DNA sequence CGCATCAAGTCGTGCTTTTAATAATTTATGGTCGATCTGAATTTTATACTTCATGCGCAAATAGCGGTGAATAACCGCAATACTCTTGCGCCTCGACCGATGACTTTTCAGTATTTTATTGATGATATCTTCCATGGGTAGTTCATTTAAGTGTGCTTTATAGTTAAAAACTACGCAATGCACCACTATGTTACAAGCCCTCTTCCAATAAATTACTCTCCTTTAATAGATTTGATGAACTGCTTCCAGGTACCGTTATTCAATAGTGGAATCGAGAACCCCTGATATTGATTGAAATGTTGATTTACCGACTGCTGATAGTTATCCATCGGGGTGGCACTCAGGTTGGATTGGCGGTTCCACATCACGGCACGCTCGCGATTGACATTCCCCATCACGACACGATTTGCCTGCTGATCAGGAAAACGCATTTCGGCAATGGCATCTTTGGCATCTTCTTCCGTAGCGAATGGCAGAACGTCCACGTTGGGCAATACCAGCACATCTGGCTCCAAATGCATGGCAATACTGATATTCGACTGGCGATCTTTTGGGATAATCAGTGCCCGATTGGTGTGGTTCAATGAACTGACAATAATGCTGTCTCCTGCCAAAACGGGCATGGTAAAGTAACCATAGGCATTCGAGGTGGTTCCGCGCCCAGTACTTGGCACAAAAACGTGCACGCCGTTTAGTCCTCGTTCGGTTCCCTGTTCCAGTATCACACCTGAAAACTGAATGATCTGTTGATGTTGGTCGTTGTCAGATTGTGCTTTTGCTTCAGGAATGCCGATCCCCAGCAAGCAAAATGTTAACAACAATAAGATATATCGCATAATAAATCGTTTGAATCGTATTCCTTTTCTCAAAAATATACTTATTTAACAAACTAAACGCAAAAACCTCTCGGTTTCTCTTCAGATTCCGTGATTTAAACCAACAATACCCACCGAATGCGCATAAAAAAAGTAAACCTACCCACGGGAAGCCAGCTCTACAAGGCCCTCAGTGAAGAGGCCCGTTTACGGATATTACACCTCATTTTCAGAAATGGAGAAATGTGTATCAGCGATCTGGAGATTATCCTTGATTTTACCCAAACGAAAACCTCAAGGCACCTGAACTATATGAAACAGGCGGGACTTTTAACCACCCGCAAGCATGACCAGTGGGTTTTCTACTCCATCAAGGAGGCTATGCAAGATATTGTCGGCACTTTACTCAGTATTGTGGAAGGGGACATGCTGCTGGACAAAGATCAGGAAATATTTCAGATCATGTACAGTAACCGTGAGCTGGCGATATATAAAGCACAGCACCTCAGAAGTCGGTATGCACTTCAGTAGCGAAAAAAGCCAGTAACAAAAGATGCTACTGGCTTTTTAATGTTGATCACCTAAAACAGGTGAGCTATTTTTTTTGATTATTAGATTTCATTCACCTGCATGAAGGCCGTCTGAGGGATTGCTCCTCCGTCGTAAATATCATACTTCACTTTGTAGATCATACCATCTTCGAAATCACCAAAGAAACGAGCCTTAAGGATTGCCTCAATTTTCGCATTGATGGTTTCTTCAGTATTATTTCTCATATCAAAGTTAGGGTAACGCTCGCCATTTAGTTTGTAGTCTTCTTCTACTAACTCATAAAGGATTGCGCTTTCAGGCTCATTACCATCCTCTACATCCAACTTCACAACAGTGAATGGATCTGTAATCCAGGTCGATTTTGAGTAATCCTGCTTGTTTTCAGAGAACAGGTAGTTACCGAAAGCAGTCAGCTCCAAACCTTTCCAAACACCTTTTTCAAAGTCCCAGTCTCCGTAATATGCCTGAGCAACCCACATACCATCTTCAACTTGATACTGGATCATTTCCTTTTGTGTACCATAGAATTTGAAGTTGATCGTAATTTCAGACTTCCCATTGGCGATCGAAGAAGATGCCAAGAAAGCAGGAATAAAATCCTCGGTGCTTACAAATCTGCTGAAGTAATAATTTTCTCCAGGCTGATCTTTTTCTGTACCCATTGAAACGTAATCCTGATCGGTCAATACATAGGCATCGTTACCGTTTTCCATTGTACCTTCACCAAAAGTAGCATCCTCGCCCTTTTGCGTCCAGGTACCATCCGTTCCCTTCACCCATGTAGCAAGCTGTGGCTTTGCCATTTGGTAAACCTTATATTGTAAGATTGAGCTCATGCCTTCAACAGCATAAGGATACATATTTTTTAGCAATACTGGCAAATACTTATCTTCCTGCCCAGCACTAACTGTTTTGTATCCTAAACCAAGATTATCGTAATCTTCGTCCGTCAAAACATAGTAGCTATTTTCTTCCAGCTCTTTGGCATTTTCCAATGGTTGCTTTTGGTTAAAGTGAGCCACCACAACCTGCATTTCTTCTCCGTAGAATTTCTTCGTCAGGATTTCAGGCAAGTATTCCGTTGCAGGATACTCTACCGTAAAAGAACCCTGTGCGCCGATGGTATGTACCGACGACAACTGATAATCAGCAGGCGTCAGGATATATTCTTCCATTGCCAACTCACGGGAGCTTTGAAACAATTCACGTTGTGCTTTAAGATCAGCGTGATCAGCCAGATCGTCACGCATTCCCGACAAAGGGTCACAAGCCATGGCCATCAAAAGGATAAGGCCAAATATGAAGTTATATGATTTCATGATTATTCTTATTATTAAGTAAAAGGAGTAAAAAAATTGGCTTAGAACTCTACTTTAAAACCGATAGTGTAAGTTCTACCCATTCCCATATAAGCGTACATCGACATCCAGTCTGCTGCATCTGTTGCATCAGCAATGTATTCGGCATCCAGTACGTTATTAATGTTACCTGAAACAATAGCATCCACTTTACCAATTTTGAAACGGTAGTTGGCTCTCATGTCCAACAATCCGAATGTTGGTAATTTCAAGGCCTGAACACCTTCCATAGCGGCGTCAGTACGTTGTGCAGGATCAAAATAAGTGTAGTTGTTTCCGTTGAATACGTAATCAGCACCCAATTTAAAATCATTGAAGATTTCGTAATCAATTCCCATAGCGGCAGTCAGCTGTGCAGCATTTCCTACTTTCAGGT is a window from the Persicobacter psychrovividus genome containing:
- a CDS encoding carboxypeptidase-like regulatory domain-containing protein translates to MRYILLLLTFCLLGIGIPEAKAQSDNDQHQQIIQFSGVILEQGTERGLNGVHVFVPSTGRGTTSNAYGYFTMPVLAGDSIIVSSLNHTNRALIIPKDRQSNISIAMHLEPDVLVLPNVDVLPFATEEDAKDAIAEMRFPDQQANRVVMGNVNRERAVMWNRQSNLSATPMDNYQQSVNQHFNQYQGFSIPLLNNGTWKQFIKSIKGE
- a CDS encoding metalloregulator ArsR/SmtB family transcription factor; the encoded protein is MRIKKVNLPTGSQLYKALSEEARLRILHLIFRNGEMCISDLEIILDFTQTKTSRHLNYMKQAGLLTTRKHDQWVFYSIKEAMQDIVGTLLSIVEGDMLLDKDQEIFQIMYSNRELAIYKAQHLRSRYALQ